A genomic window from Pseudocitrobacter corydidari includes:
- a CDS encoding MdtA/MuxA family multidrug efflux RND transporter periplasmic adaptor subunit: MKGSNKSRWLVVLALLIVAGAVTGYWLMNRTPESAGPAAAAQGERPASGGRHGGRFGATLAPVQAATATQEAVPRYLSGLGTITAANTVTVRSRVDGQLMALHFQEGQQVKAGDLLAEIDPSQFKVALAQAQGQLAKDKATLANARRDLARYQQLVKTNLVSRQELDTQQSLVSETQGTIKADEAAVASAQLQLDWSRITAPVDGRVGLKQVDIGNQISSGDTTGIVVLTQTHPIDLVFTLPENDIATVVNAQKSGKPLTVEAWDRTNKQKLSDGVLLSLDNQIDATTGTIKLKARFNNQDDALFPNQFVNARMLVDTQQDAVVIPAAALQMGNDGHFVWVLNSENKVSKHTVVPGIQDSQKVVISAGLSAGDRVVTDGIDRLTEGAKVEVVEAHSAANDAKAAEPATAAGHKGARS, translated from the coding sequence ATGAAAGGCAGTAACAAATCCCGCTGGCTGGTTGTGCTGGCATTGCTGATTGTGGCCGGAGCAGTGACAGGCTACTGGCTGATGAATCGCACACCAGAATCCGCAGGCCCGGCAGCCGCCGCTCAGGGAGAGCGCCCGGCGAGTGGCGGACGTCATGGTGGCCGCTTCGGCGCAACGCTTGCGCCAGTTCAGGCCGCAACCGCCACCCAGGAAGCCGTACCGCGTTATTTAAGCGGATTAGGCACCATTACCGCCGCCAACACCGTAACGGTGCGCAGCCGCGTGGACGGTCAGTTGATGGCGCTGCACTTTCAGGAAGGTCAACAGGTAAAAGCAGGCGATCTGCTGGCGGAAATCGATCCGAGCCAGTTTAAAGTGGCTCTCGCTCAGGCGCAGGGGCAACTGGCGAAAGACAAAGCAACGCTGGCGAACGCCCGTCGCGATCTCGCCCGCTATCAACAACTGGTGAAAACCAATCTGGTTTCGCGCCAGGAACTGGATACCCAACAGTCGCTGGTCAGCGAAACGCAGGGTACCATCAAGGCTGATGAAGCCGCCGTTGCCAGCGCGCAGCTCCAGCTCGACTGGAGCCGTATCACCGCGCCGGTCGATGGTCGCGTGGGTCTGAAGCAGGTGGATATCGGCAACCAGATTTCCAGCGGCGATACCACCGGCATTGTGGTGCTGACCCAAACCCATCCTATCGACCTGGTGTTCACCCTGCCGGAGAATGACATTGCCACTGTGGTAAATGCGCAGAAATCCGGTAAGCCACTGACCGTTGAAGCGTGGGATCGCACCAACAAACAGAAACTGAGCGACGGCGTGCTGCTGAGCCTCGATAACCAGATTGACGCCACCACTGGCACCATCAAGCTGAAAGCGCGTTTCAACAACCAGGATGACGCCCTCTTCCCGAATCAGTTCGTGAATGCCCGGATGCTGGTGGATACCCAACAGGATGCAGTGGTGATCCCGGCTGCGGCCCTGCAAATGGGCAATGATGGACACTTCGTTTGGGTACTGAACAGCGAAAATAAAGTCAGCAAGCACACCGTGGTTCCAGGTATTCAGGACAGCCAGAAAGTGGTGATCAGCGCCGGGCTCTCCGCAGGCGATCGCGTGGTGACGGACGGTATTGACCGTCTGACTGAAGGCGCGAAAGTTGAAGTGGTGGAAGCGCACAGCGCTGCCAACGATGCAAAAGCCGCTGAACCCGCGACTGCCGCGGGTCATAAAGGAGCGCGCTCCTGA
- the ibsA gene encoding type I toxin-antitoxin system Ibs family toxin, with the protein MMKLVIILVILLVISFQAY; encoded by the coding sequence ATGATGAAACTGGTCATCATACTGGTGATTCTCTTAGTGATTAGCTTCCAGGCTTACTAA